A genomic region of Candidatus Hydrogenedentota bacterium contains the following coding sequences:
- a CDS encoding aminodeoxychorismate/anthranilate synthase component II, producing MIVVIDNYDSFTYNLVQSFYEFEKDIRVFRNDEITAAELETLKPDRLVISPGPGIPEEAGNSLEIIRALGKQIPVLGVCLGNLAVGAAYGASILRADVIMHGKTSEIYHKGDPLFKNIPSSFVATRYHSLVVDPQHNAACLQVTAQTKEGVIMGLAHKEYPIWSVQFHPESILTPQGEQIIENFMRL from the coding sequence TGATAGTCGTGATTGATAACTACGATTCCTTTACCTATAACCTTGTTCAGAGTTTTTATGAATTCGAAAAGGATATTCGGGTTTTTAGGAATGATGAAATAACGGCCGCTGAGTTGGAAACCCTGAAACCGGATCGACTCGTGATTTCGCCCGGACCCGGAATCCCGGAAGAGGCAGGTAATTCTCTGGAGATTATCCGTGCCCTCGGAAAACAGATCCCTGTTCTGGGCGTGTGTTTAGGAAATCTGGCTGTCGGCGCGGCCTATGGCGCGTCAATACTTCGAGCCGACGTAATTATGCACGGGAAGACCAGCGAGATTTATCACAAGGGAGATCCTTTATTTAAAAACATTCCCTCTTCTTTTGTGGCGACGCGCTATCATTCCTTGGTAGTCGACCCGCAGCACAACGCGGCTTGTCTTCAAGTAACCGCACAAACGAAAGAGGGCGTGATTATGGGGCTTGCCCACAAGGAATATCCCATTTGGAGTGTGCAGTTTCATCCGGAAAGTATTTTGACACCCCAAGGGGAACAGATAATTGAAAATTTTATGCGCCTCTAA
- a CDS encoding exosortase system-associated protein, TIGR04073 family codes for MRKRYYLMGCAGFVALAIVCATLLSMPVHAQLYNPDVDLPKPTGMEKALTKMGRGISNIVFGWAEIPMTFDKNLKKGKPLGYLVGVTPVLGGARAVMRSGTGVFETVTFPFSDRDVNYNAVLEPEYLF; via the coding sequence ATGCGTAAGCGTTATTATCTCATGGGCTGTGCCGGATTTGTGGCTCTGGCAATCGTATGTGCTACCTTGCTGAGTATGCCCGTTCATGCGCAGTTATACAATCCTGATGTGGATCTTCCCAAGCCTACGGGCATGGAAAAAGCCCTGACCAAAATGGGACGTGGTATTTCAAATATCGTTTTCGGCTGGGCCGAAATTCCGATGACCTTTGACAAGAATTTGAAAAAAGGTAAGCCCCTTGGTTATCTCGTAGGCGTGACGCCTGTCTTAGGCGGCGCTCGTGCTGTCATGCGTTCCGGAACAGGTGTCTTTGAAACGGTTACCTTTCCCTTTAGCGACCGTGACGTGAACTATAATGCGGTCTTAGAACCGGAATACCTGTTCTAA